A genomic region of Salinibacter pepae contains the following coding sequences:
- a CDS encoding HU family DNA-binding protein: MESPSAEEVIEAFTDAVQDQLDTGNAVEVPGLGTFSVEHRPSGVQEEDGVRRLAPPRNEVVFTPEPGA, encoded by the coding sequence ATGGAGTCCCCTTCCGCCGAAGAGGTCATCGAGGCGTTCACCGACGCGGTCCAGGATCAACTGGACACCGGAAACGCCGTAGAGGTGCCGGGCCTCGGCACGTTTTCCGTTGAGCACCGCCCGAGCGGGGTGCAGGAGGAGGACGGCGTTCGTCGTCTCGCCCCGCCCCGCAACGAGGTCGTCTTCACCCCAGAACCGGGCGCGTGA
- a CDS encoding SPOR domain-containing protein translates to MPTSIIPLLAERLDIPEDQVRPLLSTMVEELRQRAASDGVQLSGLGTFRKDGDALTFAPSPALQRRVNRPYEGLSAEALSPEAESDASAAPDPSEEAAPSPASDADQDEDLAQDRPPAQPDAAPRSPDSFTILSGVLTALFLAGAGWFVVTQTNVLGPTQNSPPSTATETPADPTGRNTTTDSASDAQSADSTVPENEASDARDWTIVVASSSSRDGAQEAADRYASRFDSVAVVSGTVDNTTWYRVTIGRYASESTAERVLTERADALPSDAWTHRLE, encoded by the coding sequence ATGCCCACATCCATCATCCCCCTCCTCGCGGAGCGGCTCGACATTCCGGAGGACCAGGTCCGCCCCCTGCTGAGCACCATGGTGGAGGAGCTCCGCCAGCGCGCCGCGTCCGATGGCGTTCAGCTGTCCGGACTCGGCACGTTTCGGAAGGACGGCGACGCCCTCACCTTCGCCCCCAGCCCGGCACTGCAACGGCGCGTCAATCGGCCGTACGAGGGCCTCTCCGCGGAGGCCCTCTCTCCTGAAGCCGAGTCCGACGCATCCGCCGCCCCGGATCCTTCCGAGGAGGCCGCGCCGTCCCCGGCGTCGGACGCCGATCAGGACGAGGACCTCGCGCAGGACCGCCCCCCGGCACAGCCCGACGCCGCCCCCCGCTCCCCGGACTCTTTCACGATCCTCAGTGGCGTGCTCACGGCTCTTTTCCTTGCTGGAGCCGGATGGTTCGTGGTCACCCAGACAAACGTGTTGGGCCCGACCCAGAACTCGCCGCCCTCCACGGCCACCGAGACGCCGGCCGACCCGACCGGGCGTAACACCACCACGGATTCCGCCTCTGACGCCCAGTCTGCCGACTCGACGGTCCCCGAGAACGAGGCCTCAGACGCTCGGGACTGGACCATCGTCGTGGCCTCCAGCTCCTCCCGCGACGGCGCACAGGAGGCCGCGGACCGGTATGCCTCCCGGTTCGATTCCGTCGCCGTCGTGTCCGGAACGGTGGACAATACGACGTGGTACCGCGTGACGATTGGGCGGTATGCCTCCGAGTCGACCGCCGAACGCGTCCTCACCGAGCGGGCCGATGCCCTCCCGTCGGACGCGTGGACCCACCGCCTCGAATAG
- a CDS encoding MotA/TolQ/ExbB proton channel family protein → MPSALLTAATVLPQQVDTTALDTTQTASGQASSLLDILVLGGWVMVPLVLLSLLTIYLLVERLITIRQAASDPEAITDRVREFVRSGNVEAAIQYCEEKNVPITRILQQGLERLGRPISEIQDAVQAAGKHETFDLEKRTNLLASIAGIAPMLGFFGTVVGMIRAFQQIQNLQGNVNPSVLAGGIWEALITTAAGLLVGILALFSYNYLMGRIRRLSNDMERSATDFIDLLQEPVSPERSEELPS, encoded by the coding sequence GTGCCTTCTGCTCTGCTGACCGCCGCGACCGTCCTCCCTCAACAGGTGGACACCACGGCCCTCGACACCACCCAAACCGCATCGGGGCAGGCCTCCTCCCTCCTCGATATTCTGGTGCTGGGGGGATGGGTGATGGTGCCACTGGTGTTGCTTTCCCTGCTCACCATCTACCTGCTGGTGGAGCGGCTCATCACGATCCGACAGGCCGCCTCCGACCCCGAGGCCATTACCGATCGGGTGCGCGAGTTCGTGCGCAGCGGCAACGTCGAGGCCGCCATCCAGTACTGTGAGGAGAAGAACGTGCCCATTACCCGCATTCTGCAGCAGGGCCTCGAGCGCCTGGGGCGGCCGATCTCCGAGATTCAAGACGCCGTGCAGGCCGCGGGCAAGCACGAAACCTTTGACCTGGAGAAGCGGACGAACCTGCTCGCCAGCATCGCCGGCATTGCGCCCATGCTCGGCTTCTTCGGGACGGTGGTCGGCATGATCCGGGCGTTTCAGCAGATTCAAAACCTGCAGGGGAACGTGAACCCCTCCGTACTGGCAGGGGGGATTTGGGAGGCCCTCATCACGACCGCGGCGGGCCTGCTGGTCGGCATCCTGGCGCTCTTCTCGTACAACTACCTCATGGGGCGCATCCGGCGCCTGTCGAACGACATGGAGCGCTCCGCCACGGACTTCATCGACCTACTGCAGGAGCCCGTCTCGCCGGAGCGGTCCGAGGAGCTGCCGTCGTGA
- a CDS encoding ExbD/TolR family protein — protein MPLDFSPSREPMTTFSLAGMTDVVLLLLIFFLLTSSFIPQMGIQVNLPQVDSASPVSEQSITVSLTKDGNYYVAGSPVPQGRLVSELRARRTDQQFLIMRADQAARIGQFATVASAAQALNMRVLVATERAGQSR, from the coding sequence ATGCCGCTCGACTTCTCCCCGTCCCGCGAGCCGATGACAACCTTCAGCCTCGCGGGCATGACGGACGTCGTCCTGCTGCTCCTGATTTTCTTCCTGCTCACTTCGAGCTTCATCCCGCAGATGGGCATCCAGGTGAACCTGCCGCAGGTCGACAGCGCCTCGCCCGTGTCGGAGCAGTCAATCACCGTGTCCCTCACGAAGGACGGCAACTACTACGTGGCCGGCTCGCCGGTGCCGCAGGGGCGCCTCGTGAGCGAGCTGCGCGCCCGCCGGACCGACCAGCAGTTCCTCATCATGCGGGCCGACCAGGCGGCCCGCATCGGCCAGTTCGCCACGGTTGCGTCCGCGGCGCAGGCCCTGAACATGCGCGTACTCGTGGCGACGGAACGGGCCGGGCAGTCGCGGTAG
- a CDS encoding YifB family Mg chelatase-like AAA ATPase: protein MLSQVWSSTTHGVEALPVELETNVASGMRGLSVVGLPRAAVRESFDRVRAALENNDVPVEWGRITINLAPADVPKESAAFDLPMAVGWVAASGTTVTADVLDRYWLTGELALDGTVRPVNGVLPMAMKAREEGYEGVLVPAENAAEAAVVDDLRVYPVETVTDAFDILHDPHGPAAPEPYTNDLDAIFDQARQYRRDLSDVRGQENVKRALEVAAAGGHNALMVGPPGSGKTMLARRMPTILPPLSTDEALETTKIHSVSGELASDHGILATRPFRAPHHTISDAGLCGGGAHPTPGEISLAHNGVLFLDELPEFQRRVLEVLRQPMEEGRITISRAETTVTYPARFMLIASMNPCPCGHLNDPNQECVCTPAQVQRYLGKISGPLMDRIDLHVEVAPVDFDAMSAERTGESSTAVRKRVVQARERQSERFGAVEALYNNAQMDAQRVQEHCSLNDAGQNLLRTASDRLGLSARGYTRILKVARTVADLEASASIRPAHVSEAIQYRSLDREWWHG, encoded by the coding sequence ATGTTGAGCCAGGTCTGGAGTAGCACGACGCACGGTGTCGAGGCCCTGCCGGTCGAGCTCGAAACGAACGTCGCCTCCGGCATGCGGGGCCTTTCGGTCGTGGGCCTCCCGCGGGCGGCGGTGCGGGAGAGCTTCGACCGGGTGCGCGCCGCCCTCGAGAACAACGACGTCCCCGTAGAGTGGGGACGCATTACCATCAACCTCGCGCCGGCGGACGTGCCGAAGGAAAGCGCGGCGTTCGACCTGCCCATGGCGGTGGGCTGGGTGGCCGCCAGCGGCACCACGGTCACTGCGGACGTGCTGGACCGGTACTGGCTCACGGGCGAGCTGGCCCTGGACGGCACCGTGCGTCCCGTGAACGGCGTGCTGCCGATGGCGATGAAGGCGCGGGAAGAAGGATACGAGGGCGTGCTCGTGCCCGCCGAGAACGCCGCGGAGGCCGCCGTGGTGGACGACCTCAGGGTCTACCCGGTGGAGACGGTCACCGACGCATTTGACATTCTACACGATCCCCACGGCCCGGCGGCGCCGGAGCCCTACACGAACGACCTGGACGCGATCTTCGACCAGGCACGCCAGTACCGACGCGACCTCAGCGACGTGCGGGGCCAGGAAAACGTAAAGCGCGCCCTCGAAGTGGCGGCGGCCGGGGGCCACAACGCCCTCATGGTGGGCCCGCCCGGCTCGGGCAAAACCATGCTCGCCCGCCGCATGCCCACGATCCTGCCGCCGCTCAGCACCGACGAGGCGCTCGAAACGACCAAGATTCACTCCGTCAGCGGCGAACTCGCGTCCGACCACGGGATCCTGGCCACGCGTCCGTTTCGGGCCCCGCACCACACCATTTCCGACGCGGGCCTCTGTGGGGGCGGTGCCCATCCGACCCCCGGCGAAATCTCCCTCGCCCACAACGGCGTCCTGTTCCTCGACGAGCTGCCCGAGTTTCAGCGGCGGGTCCTGGAGGTGCTCCGCCAGCCGATGGAGGAGGGGCGCATCACGATTAGTCGGGCGGAGACGACCGTCACCTACCCGGCCCGTTTCATGCTCATCGCTTCGATGAACCCGTGCCCGTGCGGGCACCTCAACGACCCGAATCAGGAGTGCGTCTGCACGCCCGCCCAGGTGCAACGGTACCTCGGCAAGATAAGCGGGCCCCTCATGGACCGGATCGACCTGCACGTGGAGGTGGCGCCGGTGGACTTCGATGCGATGAGCGCCGAGCGGACCGGTGAGTCGTCCACTGCCGTGCGAAAGCGGGTGGTGCAGGCCCGAGAGCGGCAGTCGGAGCGGTTCGGGGCGGTGGAGGCCCTCTACAACAATGCCCAGATGGATGCCCAGCGGGTGCAGGAGCACTGCTCGCTCAACGATGCGGGGCAGAACCTACTCCGCACGGCGTCCGATCGCCTCGGCCTGAGCGCGCGGGGCTACACGCGCATCCTGAAGGTGGCCCGGACCGTCGCGGACCTGGAGGCGAGTGCGTCCATTCGGCCCGCCCACGTTTCCGAGGCCATTCAGTACCGCTCCCTGGATCGGGAGTGGTGGCACGGATGA
- a CDS encoding plastocyanin/azurin family copper-binding protein: protein MANEQDVSRRDFLQRLSVVGIAGLGAGSLVSACGGGGGEEGGSPSGSTSQASGQSSGGGAQTVTIHPQGNQMKYKETEFEVPADTEIELVFENTASSPSMQHNVLVMNKPPEQGTFKEVGQAGVQAGASNEYVPDHPAVLAATDISKPGETVSVTFTTPSESGEYGYVCTYPGHWATMQGTMIVT from the coding sequence ATGGCAAATGAACAGGACGTTTCGCGACGTGATTTCTTACAGCGCCTGAGTGTGGTCGGCATTGCGGGCCTTGGCGCCGGATCGCTGGTATCGGCCTGCGGGGGCGGGGGCGGCGAGGAAGGCGGCTCCCCCTCTGGGTCCACGAGCCAGGCGTCCGGGCAGTCGAGCGGGGGCGGCGCCCAGACGGTGACGATCCACCCGCAGGGCAATCAGATGAAGTACAAGGAAACCGAGTTCGAGGTGCCGGCGGACACGGAGATTGAGCTGGTGTTCGAGAACACCGCATCGAGCCCGTCGATGCAGCATAATGTGCTCGTGATGAACAAGCCCCCGGAGCAGGGCACCTTTAAGGAGGTGGGACAGGCCGGCGTGCAGGCGGGCGCATCGAACGAATATGTCCCCGACCACCCTGCGGTATTGGCGGCCACGGACATCTCGAAGCCGGGCGAAACGGTATCGGTGACGTTCACGACGCCGTCGGAGTCGGGCGAGTACGGCTACGTATGCACGTATCCGGGCCACTGGGCGACCATGCAGGGCACAATGATCGTGACCTAA
- a CDS encoding DUF3047 domain-containing protein, with protein MISVLRSPACWSLVLCAIGLMVGFATHAPPQQYIGRFSTAEATPDGHPSGWQTVRFGDVETETRYRLVERPVGGDSTAVVRAVSDGGAAGLGRTLTLDPKRYPVLSWRWKVTNVLDEGDARTKDGDDYPARLYVTFDYDPSNFGLVDRAKYEALQALGYDQVPTRALNYVWASRVAPDTILPNAFTDWVQMIPVESGSTKVGTWVREQRDIRVDYRRAFGESPPPIDGVAIMTDTDNTGEAATAYYGDIVARQPRSVQDIEIDGLSLPD; from the coding sequence ATGATCTCAGTCCTACGTTCGCCCGCTTGCTGGTCGCTCGTCCTCTGCGCCATTGGCCTGATGGTCGGCTTCGCCACGCACGCCCCCCCGCAGCAGTACATCGGGCGCTTTTCGACTGCCGAGGCCACCCCCGACGGGCATCCATCCGGGTGGCAGACTGTCCGCTTCGGGGACGTAGAGACGGAGACCCGGTACCGGCTTGTTGAACGACCGGTCGGGGGCGACTCCACCGCGGTCGTTCGGGCCGTCAGCGACGGCGGGGCCGCGGGCCTGGGGCGCACGCTAACCCTCGACCCGAAGCGGTACCCGGTGTTGTCCTGGCGGTGGAAGGTGACCAACGTGCTCGACGAGGGCGACGCCCGAACCAAAGACGGGGACGACTATCCGGCTCGGCTCTACGTTACCTTCGACTACGACCCGAGCAACTTTGGCCTGGTCGATCGCGCCAAGTACGAAGCCCTCCAGGCCCTCGGGTACGACCAGGTCCCGACTCGGGCCCTGAACTACGTCTGGGCAAGCCGGGTCGCCCCGGACACCATTCTCCCGAACGCGTTCACGGACTGGGTGCAGATGATTCCCGTCGAGAGCGGCTCGACGAAGGTGGGGACGTGGGTTCGGGAGCAGCGGGACATTCGTGTGGACTACCGCCGGGCGTTTGGAGAATCCCCGCCGCCCATCGACGGCGTCGCCATCATGACCGACACCGACAACACCGGCGAGGCCGCCACGGCCTACTACGGCGACATCGTCGCCCGGCAGCCCCGCTCCGTTCAGGACATCGAGATCGACGGATTGAGCCTGCCCGACTGA
- a CDS encoding class I SAM-dependent methyltransferase — protein sequence MSHSHDRTPRQDPAVPAQYDAWATVYDLFWARYVNKTIPVLQRVADVTAGERGLDLACGTGPFEWRVLDEEPDATLVGVDLSPAMVERARAKLDGRPGVRFEQADVHDLPFGDNAFDVAVCANTFHYFTHPEQVLTEARRVLRPGGRLVVLDWCRDVWTCRVMDAVLPHLDPAYQYCYTLDEMRALLAEADFSTHRQFRYRFDLIWGMMVVEAVPNHS from the coding sequence GTGAGCCACAGTCACGACCGCACACCTCGCCAGGACCCGGCCGTGCCCGCGCAGTACGACGCCTGGGCGACGGTCTACGACCTCTTTTGGGCCCGCTACGTGAACAAGACGATCCCCGTGCTGCAGCGGGTGGCGGACGTGACGGCGGGCGAGCGGGGGCTCGACCTGGCCTGCGGCACCGGGCCGTTTGAGTGGCGGGTGCTGGACGAAGAGCCGGACGCGACCCTCGTGGGGGTCGACCTCAGCCCGGCGATGGTGGAGCGGGCCCGGGCCAAGCTCGACGGGCGGCCGGGCGTTCGGTTCGAGCAGGCCGACGTGCACGACCTCCCCTTCGGCGACAACGCCTTCGACGTGGCCGTGTGCGCCAATACGTTTCACTACTTTACGCACCCGGAGCAGGTGCTGACGGAGGCCCGCCGCGTGCTCCGGCCCGGCGGGCGGCTGGTTGTGCTCGACTGGTGCCGCGACGTCTGGACGTGCCGCGTCATGGACGCCGTGCTCCCTCACCTCGACCCGGCCTACCAGTACTGCTACACGCTCGACGAGATGCGGGCCCTGCTCGCCGAGGCCGACTTTTCGACACACCGCCAGTTCCGTTACCGGTTCGACCTCATTTGGGGTATGATGGTCGTGGAGGCGGTCCCGAATCACTCCTGA
- a CDS encoding efflux RND transporter permease subunit, producing MLKSIIEWSARNRLLVALMALLVAAAGTWATINMPVDAFPDLSPTQVIIKTEYPGQGPKVVEEQVTYPLTTSLMSVPYAKTVRGYSMFGTSFVYVIFEDGTDLYWARSRVLESLSTVEEELPDAASPALGPDASGVGWVYQYTVRDTTGRHDLAELRSIQDFFLRYELQGVQGVSEIASVGGFQKQYQVVVDPQKLAAYDVTIADVRRALKRSSQDVGGRIVERGEREFVVRGQGYLEGMDDIRSVGLQADRGTPLTIGDVARVRTGPELRRGIADVNGEGEVVGGIVVMRSGENAMEVIERVEARIAELQPGLPEGVYIEPEYNRRPLIERAISTLTTQLAEEMLVVAVVVMLFLLHMRSAFVALVTVPVGIVVSLLVMYLLGINANVMSLGGIAIAIGVMVDASLVMVENAHKHIERLRKDGEVESGQIEGGRADEGGGWRRFVEWIPGMGGGAEFKTRNSQLDNATRVEAVIRAAKEVGPSLFFSLLIVTVSFLPVFTLQQVEGRLFRPLAFTKTFAMAAAALLAVTLVPALMVTFVKGRIRREDENPIARFFIRVYRPVIRRVLRWPGTVLVGAVLILGITFLPLQRMTIGEPVVPFPQIGSEFMPPLNEGDVLYMPTTLPGVSPQKAKELLQQTDRIIADFPEVKSVFGKAGRAETATDPAPLSMLETTIILEPKHKWREGMTKEKLISTLDQSLQIPGLTNAWTQPIEARTDMLATGIKTPVGIKIAGADLRTLERIGERVEGALSPLDGTQSVYAERVMGGTFLDIDVDRAAAARYGLTTGDVQDIIQTAVGGMPVTTTVEGLERYSVNVRYPRGLRDNLPALREVRVPLPTGAEVPLGQLATLARVEGPPMIKSEQARPNAWVFVDLSEGTDIGSFVQRARQVVRENVDLPAGYSLTWSGQYQYMERANERLQLLVPVTLAIIFLLLLLHFRSATKSALLLGLLPFCLVGAAWLMWALAFNMSIAVGVGVIAVAGLAAETGVVMLVYLDEAIARYREEGRLTSRDALRAALEEGAVMRVRPLLMTVFTTFFGLLPLMSSTGTGAQVMQRLATPMVGGLFSAALLTLVVLPAAYVFVNRAWFGNGWAETPEGTDEAADPVGAETTR from the coding sequence GTGCTGAAATCAATCATTGAGTGGAGTGCCCGGAATCGGCTGCTGGTGGCGTTGATGGCGCTGTTGGTGGCGGCGGCGGGGACGTGGGCAACCATCAACATGCCGGTGGACGCGTTTCCGGACCTCTCGCCGACGCAGGTGATCATCAAGACGGAGTACCCGGGCCAAGGGCCGAAGGTGGTGGAGGAGCAGGTGACGTATCCGCTCACGACGTCCCTCATGTCGGTGCCGTACGCGAAGACCGTGCGCGGCTACTCGATGTTCGGGACCTCGTTCGTGTACGTGATTTTTGAGGACGGGACGGATCTGTACTGGGCGCGGAGCCGGGTGCTGGAGTCGCTGAGTACGGTCGAGGAGGAGCTGCCGGACGCGGCCTCCCCGGCGCTGGGGCCGGACGCAAGCGGGGTGGGCTGGGTCTACCAGTACACCGTGCGCGACACCACCGGGCGGCACGACCTGGCGGAACTGCGGTCGATTCAGGACTTCTTCCTGCGCTACGAGCTGCAGGGCGTGCAGGGGGTGTCCGAGATTGCGTCGGTCGGCGGCTTTCAGAAGCAGTACCAGGTGGTGGTCGATCCGCAGAAGCTGGCGGCCTACGACGTGACGATTGCGGACGTGCGGCGGGCGCTGAAGCGGTCCAGTCAGGACGTGGGCGGGCGGATCGTGGAGAGGGGCGAGCGCGAGTTCGTGGTGCGGGGGCAGGGGTACCTAGAGGGCATGGACGACATACGGAGCGTGGGCCTCCAGGCGGATCGGGGGACGCCGCTCACCATCGGCGACGTGGCGCGGGTGCGGACGGGGCCGGAGCTGCGGCGCGGCATTGCCGACGTGAACGGGGAGGGCGAGGTTGTGGGCGGCATCGTGGTGATGCGCTCCGGCGAGAACGCGATGGAGGTGATCGAGCGGGTGGAGGCGCGGATCGCGGAGCTACAGCCGGGTCTGCCGGAGGGCGTTTACATCGAGCCCGAGTACAACCGGCGGCCGCTCATCGAACGGGCCATCAGTACGCTCACGACGCAGCTGGCGGAGGAGATGCTGGTGGTGGCCGTGGTGGTGATGTTGTTTCTGCTGCACATGCGGAGTGCATTCGTGGCGCTGGTGACGGTGCCGGTGGGCATTGTGGTGTCGCTGCTGGTGATGTATCTGCTCGGGATCAACGCGAACGTGATGAGCCTGGGCGGGATTGCGATCGCGATCGGGGTGATGGTGGACGCGTCGTTGGTGATGGTGGAGAATGCGCACAAACACATCGAGCGGTTGCGTAAAGATGGAGAGGTTGAAAGTGGGCAGATTGAAGGTGGGCGGGCCGACGAGGGCGGTGGGTGGCGGCGTTTTGTGGAGTGGATTCCAGGGATGGGCGGAGGCGCCGAATTCAAAACTCGCAATTCGCAGCTCGATAATGCCACGCGGGTGGAGGCGGTGATCCGGGCGGCGAAGGAGGTGGGGCCGAGTCTGTTCTTTTCGCTGTTGATCGTGACGGTGAGTTTCCTGCCGGTCTTTACGCTGCAGCAGGTGGAGGGGCGGCTGTTTCGGCCGCTGGCGTTTACAAAGACGTTTGCCATGGCGGCGGCCGCGCTCCTGGCGGTGACGCTGGTGCCGGCGCTCATGGTCACGTTCGTGAAGGGCCGCATCCGGCGCGAGGACGAGAATCCCATCGCCCGGTTCTTCATTCGCGTCTACCGCCCGGTGATTCGGCGCGTGCTGCGGTGGCCGGGGACGGTGCTGGTGGGGGCCGTGCTCATTCTGGGGATCACGTTCCTGCCCCTGCAGCGCATGACGATTGGCGAGCCGGTGGTGCCGTTTCCGCAGATCGGATCGGAGTTTATGCCGCCGCTGAACGAGGGCGACGTGCTCTACATGCCGACGACGCTCCCGGGCGTGTCGCCGCAGAAGGCCAAGGAACTGCTGCAGCAGACCGACCGGATCATCGCAGATTTTCCGGAGGTGAAGTCGGTCTTCGGCAAGGCGGGCCGTGCGGAGACGGCCACCGACCCGGCGCCGCTCTCGATGCTGGAGACGACCATCATCCTGGAGCCGAAGCACAAGTGGCGCGAGGGGATGACGAAGGAGAAACTCATCAGCACACTGGACCAGTCGCTGCAGATCCCGGGCCTCACGAACGCGTGGACGCAGCCGATCGAGGCGCGCACCGACATGCTGGCGACGGGCATCAAGACGCCGGTGGGCATCAAGATTGCCGGGGCGGACCTGCGGACGCTGGAGCGGATCGGCGAGCGGGTGGAGGGGGCGCTCTCGCCGCTGGACGGCACGCAATCCGTGTACGCCGAGCGGGTGATGGGGGGCACGTTTCTGGACATCGACGTGGACCGGGCCGCGGCGGCGCGCTATGGGCTCACGACCGGCGACGTGCAGGACATCATCCAGACGGCGGTAGGGGGCATGCCCGTCACGACGACCGTGGAGGGGCTGGAGCGCTACTCGGTGAACGTGCGCTACCCGCGCGGCCTGCGCGACAACCTGCCGGCCCTGCGCGAGGTGCGCGTGCCGCTGCCGACGGGGGCCGAGGTGCCCCTCGGGCAGCTGGCGACGCTGGCGCGGGTGGAGGGGCCGCCCATGATCAAGAGCGAGCAGGCGCGGCCCAACGCGTGGGTGTTCGTGGACCTGTCGGAGGGCACCGACATCGGCTCGTTCGTGCAGCGGGCCCGGCAGGTTGTGCGGGAGAACGTGGACCTCCCGGCGGGCTATTCGCTGACGTGGAGCGGGCAGTACCAGTACATGGAACGGGCCAACGAGCGCCTGCAACTGCTGGTGCCGGTGACGCTCGCCATCATTTTCCTGCTGCTCCTGCTGCACTTTCGGAGTGCCACGAAGTCGGCGCTCCTGTTGGGGCTGCTGCCGTTCTGCCTGGTGGGGGCGGCGTGGCTCATGTGGGCGCTGGCGTTCAACATGAGCATCGCCGTGGGGGTGGGCGTAATTGCCGTGGCGGGCCTCGCGGCGGAGACGGGCGTGGTGATGCTCGTCTACCTCGACGAGGCGATTGCGCGGTACCGGGAGGAAGGCCGGCTCACGTCGCGCGATGCCCTGCGGGCGGCGCTGGAGGAGGGGGCCGTCATGCGCGTGCGCCCACTCCTGATGACGGTCTTCACGACGTTCTTCGGCCTCTTGCCGCTCATGTCTTCGACCGGGACGGGGGCGCAGGTGATGCAGCGGCTGGCGACGCCAATGGTGGGGGGGCTCTTCAGCGCCGCGCTCCTCACGCTGGTGGTGCTGCCGGCGGCGTACGTGTTCGTGAACCGGGCATGGTTTGGGAACGGGTGGGCGGAAACGCCCGAGGGGACCGACGAAGCGGCGGACCCTGTCGGGGCCGAAACGACGAGATAG
- a CDS encoding efflux RND transporter periplasmic adaptor subunit — translation MSNVRSVFTSKGAIAVYALLVGLALGGGAVVWVGGPYFVGTPTRPSSHAQSAGAGERDMESDSATGMDTRSDGGGLATGLATYDTDGDGYVYQGGMHPDIVRDEPGPCPICGMDLTRTPVGGQEAGTVEISPVTMQNIGVRTATVSVESLERSVRTTGRFQASERRMTAVAPKVGGWVETLHVGYEGARVQAGDPLFELYSPQLVATQEEYLAALRTANKMEADEGAQRLVDAARRRLDYWDIAAEQIERLRETRTPMRTMTVTAPASGTVTTKQITEGEKFSPGQTLLHITGLNPLWLTVDVYEQDLSWVDVGSRAQVELPYDPGRTVTGRVDYIYDEVDDDTRTVRARIAVPNPDRTLKPGMYATVRLTGGTTEPTPLVPESAIVSSGTREIVVTALGDGRFRPVPVQTGLSANGRTQVLHGLEGAERVVTSAQFLIDSEARLSGALAAMGDSTTSSGGGGHQH, via the coding sequence ATGTCGAACGTTCGATCTGTGTTCACCAGCAAGGGAGCCATCGCCGTCTACGCCCTTCTTGTGGGGCTTGCGCTCGGGGGCGGGGCCGTGGTGTGGGTCGGCGGGCCATATTTCGTCGGGACGCCGACCCGTCCCTCGTCCCATGCGCAGAGCGCCGGGGCGGGCGAGAGGGACATGGAGAGCGATTCGGCCACCGGCATGGACACGCGCAGCGACGGGGGCGGGTTGGCGACCGGGCTGGCGACGTACGACACCGACGGCGACGGCTACGTCTACCAGGGGGGGATGCATCCGGACATTGTGCGTGACGAGCCGGGGCCGTGTCCCATCTGCGGGATGGACCTGACGCGGACGCCGGTGGGCGGGCAGGAGGCGGGGACGGTCGAAATCTCGCCGGTGACGATGCAGAACATCGGCGTGCGGACGGCGACGGTGTCGGTCGAGTCTCTGGAGCGGTCGGTGCGCACGACCGGGCGGTTTCAGGCGAGCGAGCGGCGGATGACGGCGGTGGCGCCGAAGGTGGGCGGCTGGGTGGAGACGCTGCACGTGGGCTACGAGGGCGCCCGGGTGCAGGCGGGCGATCCGCTGTTCGAGCTCTACAGCCCGCAGCTGGTGGCGACGCAGGAGGAGTACCTGGCGGCGCTCCGGACCGCCAACAAGATGGAGGCCGACGAGGGGGCCCAGCGGCTGGTGGACGCGGCCCGGCGGCGCCTCGACTACTGGGACATCGCCGCGGAGCAGATTGAGCGGTTGCGGGAGACGCGCACGCCGATGCGAACGATGACCGTCACCGCCCCCGCGAGCGGGACCGTCACCACGAAGCAGATCACGGAGGGGGAGAAGTTTTCGCCGGGACAGACGCTCCTCCACATCACTGGCCTAAATCCACTCTGGCTCACGGTAGACGTCTACGAGCAGGATCTGTCGTGGGTTGACGTGGGCAGTCGGGCGCAGGTGGAGCTACCGTACGATCCGGGGCGGACGGTGACGGGGCGGGTGGACTACATTTACGACGAGGTGGACGACGACACCCGTACAGTGCGGGCGCGCATTGCGGTGCCGAACCCGGACCGGACGCTGAAGCCGGGCATGTACGCGACGGTTCGGTTAACGGGGGGCACGACGGAGCCGACGCCGCTGGTGCCGGAATCCGCCATCGTGAGCAGTGGGACGCGGGAGATTGTGGTCACGGCGCTCGGGGACGGGCGCTTCCGGCCGGTGCCGGTGCAGACGGGCCTCTCGGCGAACGGGCGGACGCAGGTGCTGCACGGGCTGGAGGGGGCCGAGCGGGTGGTCACGAGCGCGCAGTTCCTGATCGATTCGGAGGCGCGGCTGAGCGGGGCACTGGCGGCGATGGGAGACAGCACAACGTCCAGCGGGGGCGGCGGGCATCAGCACTAA